The proteins below are encoded in one region of Metabacillus dongyingensis:
- a CDS encoding ROK family transcriptional regulator, with amino-acid sequence MRRTGDLKLIQELNRSIILDMIRKEAPISRSEIAKRINISPTTVTSAVNELMNEGFVREDGIGVSNGGRKPVLLRFDPNSHFIIGVSISNSYIKVAEMNLEAEIRRKAVYSTNLHFGQAVIDHILEIIKQFLQNTDNMERCVGISVITPGIVDADKGIISYNTKLNLNHVPLKKLIEQQFGLKTYLDNDTNSFVLAEKHFGSYSHYKDVIYITVGDGVGSGLMINGSIHRGYRGSSGELGHTTVNRGSGVKCECGNIGCLESYVNWPAIYSKILTAILTRGQQTKIQELVPEELSQITPEIFIKAINMGDLICLKIMDEVVSYLSAGIVNYIHLFNPEVIILGGNMFQDNPLFIEAIQEEVSRHVIPSLKDDIRILPTTLGPEFEMMGAAAVLLQEKFRSPGFFS; translated from the coding sequence ATGCGAAGAACTGGGGATTTGAAACTAATTCAAGAACTCAATCGCTCTATTATTCTTGACATGATCCGTAAAGAAGCTCCAATCTCCAGGAGTGAAATCGCCAAACGAATTAATATTAGTCCAACAACTGTGACCTCTGCTGTAAACGAGTTGATGAATGAAGGATTTGTCAGGGAGGATGGCATTGGTGTTTCGAATGGAGGGAGAAAACCTGTTTTGCTGAGGTTTGATCCAAATAGTCATTTTATTATAGGTGTTTCCATTTCAAATTCCTATATAAAGGTTGCTGAGATGAATTTGGAAGCGGAAATACGGCGCAAGGCAGTTTACTCTACAAATCTGCATTTCGGGCAAGCTGTGATTGATCATATTTTAGAGATTATTAAACAGTTCCTTCAAAATACAGATAACATGGAGAGATGTGTTGGCATTTCAGTTATTACACCGGGAATCGTCGATGCGGATAAAGGCATCATCTCATATAACACAAAATTAAATTTAAATCATGTTCCCCTGAAGAAATTAATCGAGCAGCAATTTGGTCTAAAGACCTATTTGGACAATGACACGAATTCCTTTGTTCTTGCCGAAAAGCATTTTGGTTCTTACAGCCATTATAAAGACGTGATTTATATTACGGTCGGGGATGGCGTTGGATCGGGCCTAATGATCAATGGTTCCATTCACCGTGGGTATAGGGGAAGTTCCGGTGAGCTTGGACATACAACCGTCAATAGAGGAAGCGGAGTAAAATGTGAATGCGGCAATATCGGATGCTTGGAAAGCTATGTGAATTGGCCTGCGATATATTCGAAAATTCTCACCGCAATTCTGACAAGAGGCCAGCAGACGAAAATCCAAGAGCTTGTGCCTGAGGAGCTCAGCCAAATAACTCCAGAAATTTTCATAAAAGCAATAAACATGGGAGACTTGATCTGCTTAAAAATTATGGATGAAGTCGTCTCTTATTTATCTGCAGGCATCGTTAATTATATCCATTTATTTAATCCGGAAGTTATTATACTTGGAGGCAATATGTTCCAAGATAATCCATTGTTTATAGAAGCTATTCAAGAGGAGGTGTCAAGACACGTCATCCCATCCTTAAAGGATGATATTCGTATTCTCCCAACGACACTCGGGCCTGAATTTGAAATGATGGGTGCTGCTGCTGTGCTTTTACAGGAAAAGTTTCGTTCACCGGGTTTTTTTAGCTGA
- a CDS encoding sugar phosphate isomerase/epimerase family protein, whose amino-acid sequence MLKGINQWCYPDGTSLEKIFEYSYEAGFEAVELNVYEEGGIGLTMETAAQEAAAIVKMAEKYGLKLPSLSTGLLWKAPLSSPDENVREKGRSIVKKQIELAEAMGIGTVLVVPGVVNEETSYAECYERSQIELRKLAAFAEEKKVHIGIENVWNKFLLSPLEMARYIDEIESQYAGAYFDVGNVLQFGYPEQWIRILNDRIRKVHVKDFRTSIGNITGFVSLLAGDVNWAAVMKALKEIKYDDVLTAELSPYLIAPQELANDTARQMDVILSSCTITQKV is encoded by the coding sequence ATGCTGAAAGGTATTAATCAATGGTGTTATCCGGATGGAACATCACTTGAAAAGATTTTTGAATATAGTTATGAAGCTGGCTTTGAAGCAGTAGAACTGAATGTTTATGAAGAAGGAGGAATAGGGCTGACAATGGAAACGGCTGCTCAGGAAGCGGCCGCTATTGTAAAAATGGCAGAGAAATATGGCCTGAAGCTGCCGAGTCTTTCGACGGGATTATTATGGAAAGCACCTCTATCCTCACCTGATGAGAATGTAAGAGAAAAAGGCAGGAGCATTGTGAAAAAACAAATCGAGCTTGCTGAAGCCATGGGAATCGGTACGGTCTTGGTTGTTCCTGGGGTTGTCAATGAAGAAACCTCTTATGCAGAGTGTTATGAGCGAAGTCAGATAGAACTTCGCAAGCTGGCTGCTTTTGCTGAAGAAAAAAAAGTGCATATTGGGATCGAAAATGTCTGGAATAAATTCCTGTTAAGCCCCCTGGAAATGGCAAGATACATTGATGAGATTGAATCTCAATATGCAGGAGCTTATTTTGACGTCGGGAATGTCCTTCAATTCGGTTACCCTGAACAATGGATCCGGATCTTGAATGACAGGATTCGAAAAGTGCATGTGAAAGATTTTCGGACAAGCATAGGAAATATAACCGGTTTTGTCTCATTGTTGGCAGGAGATGTAAATTGGGCTGCAGTGATGAAGGCTCTGAAGGAAATTAAGTATGACGATGTATTAACAGCAGAACTATCACCATATTTGATTGCTCCACAAGAGCTTGCAAATGACACAGCTCGACAAATGGATGTTATTTTATCAAGCTGTACAATCACACAAAAAGTATAG
- a CDS encoding Gfo/Idh/MocA family protein: MTKVKVGFIGVGGIASVHLKNLSLNEYAEIASVCDLSAERVKEASRLYGAKGYTDIDLMLEKETLDALFICVPPFAHGFIEEKAAAKGIHLMVEKPLGLELEGVAAKAKAIEQAGIICATGYCLRYLDTVQKAREYLQDKEIAMVRGHYLTSFVLTPWYRSINKSGGQLVEQSTHTLDLIRYLAGDVSTVYANMSLQVMNDIPEIDIPDVTSVSFTLETGAVGHLASSFIQADHSSGVALYGRDFRVVIDNTTLHIIEKNKTVTYKSSIDFYAEQDRAFIEAIRLKNKALILAPYEEAYKTLGVTLAANESNKSGKAIHLKEFMSAAAGVH, translated from the coding sequence ATGACAAAGGTCAAGGTTGGGTTTATTGGAGTAGGCGGCATTGCATCGGTGCATTTAAAGAATTTGAGTTTGAATGAATATGCCGAGATTGCGTCCGTATGTGATCTATCAGCAGAGAGAGTAAAAGAGGCAAGCCGATTGTATGGAGCAAAAGGATATACAGATATAGATTTAATGCTTGAAAAGGAAACACTGGATGCGCTGTTTATTTGTGTTCCTCCATTCGCACACGGGTTTATTGAAGAGAAAGCAGCAGCAAAGGGGATACATTTGATGGTTGAAAAACCGCTGGGACTTGAGCTGGAAGGTGTTGCCGCGAAAGCAAAAGCGATTGAGCAAGCAGGGATTATCTGCGCAACCGGCTATTGTTTGCGCTATCTGGACACTGTGCAAAAGGCAAGGGAATATTTGCAGGATAAGGAAATTGCAATGGTGCGAGGACATTATCTGACTTCTTTTGTTTTAACGCCATGGTATCGAAGCATAAATAAATCCGGCGGACAATTAGTCGAGCAATCAACACATACCCTGGATCTCATCCGTTACTTGGCTGGAGATGTAAGCACGGTTTATGCAAACATGTCGCTGCAGGTGATGAATGATATCCCGGAAATTGATATTCCGGATGTAACTTCTGTCAGCTTTACGCTTGAAACAGGCGCAGTAGGCCATCTTGCCAGTTCGTTTATCCAGGCCGATCACAGTTCAGGAGTTGCGCTTTATGGGCGTGACTTCAGAGTAGTTATTGATAACACAACCCTTCACATTATTGAAAAAAACAAAACGGTCACTTACAAATCGAGCATTGATTTCTATGCTGAGCAGGATCGGGCATTTATTGAAGCGATTCGATTAAAGAATAAAGCCTTAATTCTTGCACCATATGAAGAAGCGTATAAAACATTGGGTGTAACGCTTGCCGCCAATGAATCAAACAAATCGGGAAAGGCTATTCATTTAAAAGAATTTATGTCTGCTGCTGCGGGGGTTCACTAA
- a CDS encoding carbohydrate ABC transporter permease, with the protein MQTTTQTSPGNSSKLVLKRRKKIFTKRDAAGYLFSVPLLLGIFGFAIYPMIGALILSFKKSSSSFEGSWTGFSNYKYVLTDSMFWKSIYNTLYMGAFTVILGVSSSFILASLIHNVASSKWRNFFKGVYFLPNVVSLVATSILFSFLFSPGEEGLLNYVLGLLGMKPIGWFTDPSYSRFSIVLMTLWGMLGYNTIIFIAALTSVPRDLYEAAEVDGANWFQKWLYITVPYLKPIIIFMVIIGTINAMKRFTDVWLIGGTAGNPAGSLMTAVLYIYRNAFLASQMGIATAASYILFMIILILTIIMLYSNKKNNLD; encoded by the coding sequence GTGCAAACTACAACTCAAACATCTCCAGGAAACTCTAGCAAACTGGTTCTAAAAAGACGTAAGAAAATTTTTACAAAGCGTGATGCTGCCGGATATCTTTTTTCAGTACCTCTATTATTAGGAATCTTTGGATTTGCTATTTATCCAATGATTGGTGCACTTATCTTGAGTTTTAAAAAATCTTCAAGCTCATTTGAAGGAAGCTGGACAGGCTTTAGCAATTACAAATATGTTCTAACGGATTCCATGTTTTGGAAATCGATCTACAACACTCTCTATATGGGGGCTTTTACGGTTATATTGGGAGTTTCTTCTTCTTTTATTCTGGCAAGTTTGATTCATAATGTCGCTTCCTCCAAATGGAGAAATTTCTTTAAAGGTGTATACTTTCTTCCCAATGTTGTTTCGCTGGTTGCAACAAGTATCTTATTCTCTTTTCTTTTCAGTCCTGGAGAAGAAGGGCTTCTAAATTACGTTCTCGGCTTGTTGGGAATGAAGCCGATTGGGTGGTTTACTGATCCCTCTTATTCTCGTTTTAGTATTGTTTTGATGACGCTTTGGGGAATGCTCGGCTATAATACGATTATTTTTATTGCTGCTTTGACTAGCGTTCCAAGGGATTTATATGAAGCAGCTGAAGTGGACGGAGCGAACTGGTTTCAGAAGTGGCTTTATATCACTGTTCCATATTTAAAGCCAATTATTATTTTTATGGTCATTATTGGCACGATTAATGCAATGAAACGTTTTACGGATGTTTGGCTGATCGGGGGAACCGCCGGAAATCCTGCAGGATCTTTGATGACAGCTGTCCTTTATATTTATAGGAATGCCTTTTTGGCTTCTCAAATGGGAATTGCTACAGCGGCATCCTATATTCTTTTTATGATAATTCTTATCCTCACCATTATCATGCTGTATTCAAATAAAAAAAATAATCTGGATTAA